From the Theobroma cacao cultivar B97-61/B2 chromosome 2, Criollo_cocoa_genome_V2, whole genome shotgun sequence genome, one window contains:
- the LOC18607424 gene encoding uncharacterized protein LOC18607424, which translates to MGCSSSKLDDLPAVALCRERCTFLDEAIQQRFALAEAHVAYTASLKLFGQSLNAFVEHDFGASSGALPPSPPSPNKLKSKAVDPVEVGSSSPKKGVISHHHAHSNSGSHLHFQSDSDEDDSGGSLHHSDHSSPLHEAGGGHIDYMHPNYPNYEALETGSFQGGFMHMNFMKKQPTPSVVYEQRPMNPDTVYMGESSSSYFPNSYASNNNPSSSSYPYTGYQNYGGFNNYSSYSAPGYESSLQPSSTAAGSSSKQPPPPPSPPRASAWDFLNPFESFENLYRPYTPSRDSREVREEEGIPDLEDEDYQHEVVKEVHGDQKFVDSGGYLKSPVEDKDGKVVSSEAEASLYQTRPSVGMENDGVEYEVHVVEKKVVDDERPAERGNGSRGAPRDVFEVVREIQVQFVRASESGSEIAKLLEVGTLPYQRKHVSKMLHVVTPSLSVVSSQPSTSKTAESSSSADNTDPAFLDFKEELARKPRNLSSTLQKLYLWEKKLYNEVKAEEKMRVTYDGKCRKLKRLDDRGAEANKVDSTRNVIRSLSTKIRIAFQVVDKISVTINKIRDEDLWPLLNELIEGLNRMWKCMLECHRSQCQVIREAKNLGSIGSGKKLSDDHLKATLQLEHELISWTIRFSSWIGAQKGFVRALNNWLLKCLYYEPEMTDDGIAPFSPSRVGAPTIFVICNQWSQAMDRISEREVVDSMRIFAMSVFQLWEQDKSEMHRRMMANKDLERRARNLDREDQKLQKEIQALDKKIVLVSGDGSSLLVAGHVVYPSETSNSSLQGSLERIFVAMERFSAESSKAYEELLQRVKERIAQEHERVS; encoded by the exons ATGGGATGTTCTAGTTCTAAGCTAGATGATCTTCCGGCAGTTGCTCTTTGTCGGGAAAGATGTACTTTTCTAGATGAAGCGATTCAGCAACGTTTTGCTTTAGCTGAAGCTCACGTAGCTTACACAGCTTCTTTGAAGTTATTTGGTCAGTCTTTAAATGCTTTCGTCGAGCATGATTTTGGAGCTTCTTCAGGGGCGTTGCCTCCTTCACCTCCGTCGCCTAATAAACTCAAAAGCAAAGCAGTGGATCCAGTTGAAGTCGGGTCAAGTTCACCCAAAAAAGGTGTTATTTCTCACCACCATGCCCATTCGAATTCTGGGTCTCATCTTCACTTCCAGTCAGATTCAGACGAAGATGACTCTGGCGGGTCTTTGCACCATTCAGATCATTCTTCTCCTTTGCACGAAGCAGGGGGTGGTCATATAGACTATATGCACCCAAATTATCCCAATTACGAAGCTCTTGAAACTGGATCTTTTCAAGGTGGATTTATGCATATGAATTTTATGAAGAAGCAACCAACGCCGTCTGTCGTTTATGAGCAAAGGCCTATGAATCCAGACACAGTTTATATGGGCGAATCTTCATCTTCTTATTTTCCTAACTCTTATGCTAGTAATAATAATCCTAGTTCTAGTTCGTACCCTTATACGGGTTACCAAAATTACGGTGgttttaataattattcttcTTACTCGGCGCCTGGTTATGAGTCTTCACTGCAACCGTCATCGACGGCGGCGGGGTCGTCCTCGAAACAGCCGCCGCCTCCACCTTCACCTCCGAGAGCCTCAGCTTGGGATTTCTTGAACCCTTTCGAGAGTTTTGAGAACTTATATCGTCCATATACGCCGAGTAGGGATTCGAGGGAGGTGAGAGAAGAGGAAGGGATTCCTGATTTGGAAGATGAGGATTATCAACATGAAGTGGTTAAAGAAGTGCACGGGGATCAGAAATTTGTTGATAGCGGAGGATATTTGAAGTCCCCAGTTGAAGATAAGGATGGGAAAGTTGTTAGTAGTGAAGCAGAGGCTTCGCTTTATCAGACCAGGCCGAGTGTTGGGATGGAAAATGATGGGGTGGAATATGAGgttcatgtggtggagaaaaaAGTTGTGGATGATGAGAGGCCTGCGGAGCGTGGTAACGGGTCGCGAGGCGCTCCGAGGGATGTTTTTGAGGTGGTTAGAGAGATACAGGTTCAGTTTGTGAGAGCTTCCGAGTCAGGGAGTGAAATCGCCAAGTTGCTTGAGGTGGGAACGCTTCCTTATCAGCGCAAACATG TTTCCAAGATGTTGCATGTAGTTACTCCTTCATTATCCGTAGTATCATCTCAGCCATCTACTTCTAAGACTGCTGAGTCTTCATCTTCGGCTGACAACACCGATCCAGCTTTTCTAGACTTTAAGGAAGAATTGGCTAGGAAACCCAGAAACCTTTCCTCTACTTTGCAGAAGTTGTATCTTTGGGAAAAGAAGCTCTACAATGAAGTGAAG GCTGAGGAGAAGATGCGAGTAACTTACGACGGGAAATGCCGCAAGTTGAAGCGACTAGATGATAGGGGTGCTGAAGCTAACAAAGTTGATTCAACCCGGAATGTAATTAGGAGCCTGTCCACAAAGATAAGAATTGCATTTCAAGTTGTTGACAAGATATCTGTTACAATTAATAAGATCAGGGATGAGGACCTATGGCCACTGCTCAATGAGCTGATTGAAGG GTTAAACAGAATGTGGAAATGTATGCTTGAATGCCATCGTAGTCAGTGTCAGGTCATTAGAGAAGCCAAAAATTTAGGTTCCATTGGATCTGGAAAAAAGCTCAGTGATGATCATCTTAAAGCCACATTGCAGCTTGAGCATGAACTTATTAGTTGGACTATAAGATTTTCTAGTTGGATAGGTGCCCAGAAGGGTTTTGTCAGGGCTTTGAATAATTGGCTTCTGAAATGTCTTTACTATGAGCCTGAAATGACAGATGATGGAATAGCTCCCTTCTCACCCAGTAGAGTAGGTGCACCCACCATATTTGTAATATGTAATCAGTGGTCACAAGCAATGGATAGGATATCTGAAAGGGAGGTGGTCGACTCTATGCGCATTTTCGCCATGAGTGTGTTCCAGCTATGGGAACAAGATAAGTCTGAAATGCATCGGAGAATGATGGCCAATAAAGATTTGGAGAGAAGGGCAAGGAATTTGGATAGAGAGGATCAAAAGTTACAGAAAGAGATCCAAGCATTGGATAAGAAAATTGTTTTGGTCTCTGGAGATGGTAGTAGTCTCTTGGTAGCTGGACATGTTGTGTATCCGAGTGAGACTAGTAACAGTAGTTTGCAGGGGAGCTTGGAACGCATTTTTGTGGCAATGGAAAGGTTCAGTGCTGAGTCCTCGAAAGCCTACGAGGAGCTTTTGCAACGTGTTAAAGAAAGGATTGCTCAAGAGCATGAGAGAGTTTCATAG
- the LOC18607421 gene encoding uncharacterized protein ycf39, which translates to MALRLPTQLATRGTFHHHNHTKTTTCTSLSWRRVLSPDDRLPSSTSLATKKSHVQQLVTCSASGAAQAVNLAPGTPVRPTSILVVGATGTLGRQIVRRALDEGYDVRCLVRPRPTPADFLRDWGATVVNADLTKPETIPATLVGIHTVIDCATGRPEEPIKTVDWEGKVALIQCAKAMGIQKYVFYSIHNCDKHPEVPLMEIKYCTEKFLQDSGLNHVIIRLCGFMQGLIGQYAVPILEEKSVWGTDAPTRIAYMDTQDIARLTFIALRNENINGKLLTFAGPRAWTTQEVIALCERLAGQDANVTIVPVSILRFTRQLTRFFEWTNDVADRLAFSEVLTSDTVFSAPMTETYSLLGVDSKDIVTLETYLQDYFTNILKKLKDIKAQSKQTDIFF; encoded by the exons ATGGCGTTGAGACTTCCCACTCAGCTAGCGACACGTGGCACATTCCACCACCACAACCACACCAAAACCACCACCTGCACCTCGCTGTCATGGCGGCGGGTACTATCACCGGACGATCGACTCCCCTCTTCCACCTCGCTCGCCACCA AGAAATCGCACGTGCAACAATTGGTAACGTGCAGTGCTAGTGGAGCTGCTCAGGCAGTGAATTTGGCTCCAGGGACTCCCGTAAGACCGACAAGCATACTAGTGGTTGGTGCCACGGGGACTCTAGGAAGACAAATCGTGAGACGCGCACTCGATGAAGGGTACGATGTAAGGTGCCTTGTCAGACCAAGACCCACTCCTGCCGACTTCCTCCGTGACTGGGGCGCAACTGTTGTCAAC GCAGACCTTACTAAACCAGAGACAATACCTGCAACATTGGTTGGTATCCATACAGTTATCGATTGTGCTACGGGCCGTCCAGAAGAGCCCATCAAAACG GTAGATTGGGAAGGAAAAGTTGCTCTTATACAATGTGCAAAAGCAATGGGGATTCAGAAATAtgtattctattctattcacAATTGTGATAAGCATCCTGAAGTTCCATTGATGGAGATCAAATATTGCACTGAAAAGTTCCTTCAGGACTCTGGCTTAAACCACGTCATAATCCGGTTATGCGGTTTCATGCAA GGGCTCATTGGGCAATATGCAGTACCTATACTGGAAGAGAAGTCTGTGTGGGGGACAGATGCTCCAACGAGAATCGCTTACATGGATACACAG gATATAGCTCGATTGACATTTATAGCTTTACGCAATGAGAACATTAATGGCAAGCTTCTCACATTCGCTGGTCCTCGTGCTTGGACAACCCAAGAG gtGATAGCATTGTGTGAGAGACTCGCAGGGCAAGATGCAAATGTTACCATAGTTCCAGTTTCCATCTTAAGATTTACTCGCCAGCTGACTCGATTTTTCGAATGGACAAATGATGTCGCTGATAGATTGGCATTTTCAGAG GTTCTTACAAGTGACACTGTTTTCTCGGCTCCAATGACAGAGACTTATAGTCTTCTTGGTGTCGATTCAAAAGATATAGTCACACTGGAAACGTATCTTCAGGATTACTTCACAAACATTTTGAAGAAACTGAAAGACATCAAAGCACAATCAAAGCAAACTGACATCTTTTTTTGA